Below is a window of Synergistaceae bacterium DNA.
CCTGACCGCAAGGCTGAAATAACCCAAATCCCCGGTCTTCGTGAGATAAATTTGGGCGACTGGGAGGGCAGGAGTTTTGACGAAGTGCGTGAAACATGGGATGAACTTTATGAGGCGCGGGGGTGTTCCTTTGACAGCATAGCGCCGCCTGAGGGGGAAAGCTTTATAGATCTTCAGAAACGCACTGTCCCGGCTTTTGAAGATATCCTGACAAGATGTCCGTCAGGGGACATTCTTGTTGTTGCACACGGCGGTGTAATATGGACTTTGATGTGTCACTATTTCGGCTTCAAACTAAACGACCTCTTCTTTTTCCTTATGGATTTCTGCGGGCTGCACCTTCTTCTGCACACTAACGGCATGATGAGGCTCGTCAGATACAACTGGAACTCGCGGCTGTCGGAAACCAAAATCTGATTACAGAAGGTGAAGGACATGAAAAAACACATTGGGAAATTTATGACTGTTCTTATAGTCCTCCTTGCAATCGTGCTTCTCTGCGGG
It encodes the following:
- a CDS encoding histidine phosphatase family protein — translated: PDRKAEITQIPGLREINLGDWEGRSFDEVRETWDELYEARGCSFDSIAPPEGESFIDLQKRTVPAFEDILTRCPSGDILVVAHGGVIWTLMCHYFGFKLNDLFFFLMDFCGLHLLLHTNGMMRLVRYNWNSRLSETKI